From a single Saimiri boliviensis isolate mSaiBol1 chromosome 15, mSaiBol1.pri, whole genome shotgun sequence genomic region:
- the LOC141581435 gene encoding tubby-related protein 3-like isoform X6, producing MMKMRQANLDYQRLLLEKRQRKKHLEPFMIQPNPDWQPNPYTRLCPAKPRAKKEQITLVKHPNSNVISHDIDSPAAVLKPDGVSDPSVSSPVLEEDTENTMASKPGLRESLQKHDTKLQFYL from the exons ATGATGAAGATGCGACAGGCTAATCTGGATTATCAG AGACTACTACTTGAGAAGAGGCAAAGGAAAAAGCACCTTGAGCCATTTATGATTCAACCCAATCCAGACTGGCAACCCAATCCGTATACCAGGCTATGTCCAGCAAAGCCAAGGGCCAAAAAGGAGCAGATTACTTTGGTGAAACATCCCAACAGCAATGTCATCTCACATG ATATTGACAGTCCAGCTGCTGTCCTGAAACCAGATGGAGTTTCTGATCCATCAGTAAGCTCCCCTGTTTTGgaagaagatacagaaaacaCCATGGCTTCCAAGCCAGGACTTAGGGAGAGTCTCCAAAAGCATG
- the LOC141581435 gene encoding tubby-related protein 3-like isoform X5, translating into MMKMRQANLDYQRLLLEKRQRKKHLEPFMIQPNPDWQPNPYTRLCPAKPRAKKEQITLVKHPNSNVISHDIDSPAAVLKPDGVSDPSVSSPVLEEDTENTMASKPGLRESLQKHDRVLLCHAS; encoded by the exons ATGATGAAGATGCGACAGGCTAATCTGGATTATCAG AGACTACTACTTGAGAAGAGGCAAAGGAAAAAGCACCTTGAGCCATTTATGATTCAACCCAATCCAGACTGGCAACCCAATCCGTATACCAGGCTATGTCCAGCAAAGCCAAGGGCCAAAAAGGAGCAGATTACTTTGGTGAAACATCCCAACAGCAATGTCATCTCACATG ATATTGACAGTCCAGCTGCTGTCCTGAAACCAGATGGAGTTTCTGATCCATCAGTAAGCTCCCCTGTTTTGgaagaagatacagaaaacaCCATGGCTTCCAAGCCAGGACTTAGGGAGAGTCTCCAAAAGCATG
- the LOC141581435 gene encoding tubby-related protein 3-like isoform X4 yields MMKMRQANLDYQRLLLEKRQRKKHLEPFMIQPNPDWQPNPYTRLCPAKPRAKKEQITLVKHPNSNVISHDIDSPAAVLKPDGVSDPSVSSPVLEEDTENTMASKPGLRESLQKHASAASSSVEN; encoded by the exons ATGATGAAGATGCGACAGGCTAATCTGGATTATCAG AGACTACTACTTGAGAAGAGGCAAAGGAAAAAGCACCTTGAGCCATTTATGATTCAACCCAATCCAGACTGGCAACCCAATCCGTATACCAGGCTATGTCCAGCAAAGCCAAGGGCCAAAAAGGAGCAGATTACTTTGGTGAAACATCCCAACAGCAATGTCATCTCACATG ATATTGACAGTCCAGCTGCTGTCCTGAAACCAGATGGAGTTTCTGATCCATCAGTAAGCTCCCCTGTTTTGgaagaagatacagaaaacaCCATGGCTTCCAAGCCAGGACTTAGGGAGAGTCTCCAAAAGCATG